In Thermotomaculum hydrothermale, a single genomic region encodes these proteins:
- a CDS encoding TonB-dependent receptor plug domain-containing protein, translating to MKVKFLLFAFLLSFSLFASENLQVKESIEVTAEKGNENAVQYIDKSLIDALSINSNDEILSLFPSVFLSVRGLNGVQADISFRGSRGNQVGVSILGVPLNNMQTYHHNFDIPLAPEDVKSVEVEPSTNANLTPYSFSGNIDFEPGENQKEFNHLAYGSDDYYHIYARENGLSYMFEGSSGYIENSKYNKSNVTYQFKYKGVKFFTAFNSKHFDAKDFYAPYPSYERTQTSLFIASLGKTKFYTTRHYDIFTLDKNNPDLFRNITETYKSGFKTGLENRFGFWGLNIEFNSMDSKTMGDHNLTTSILKYAKVFNFFGFNFRGGANYFSATNRGKYLLPFLSVVKPLGKFNFSFDFSESVRVPDFTELYYNSPVNHGNENLKEEKSENYQVSLGFKNIKTVFFYRNEKNLIDWVRSGEEWQAENTGDSDVYGFDFFYTFKKLTIGYEHLHKTNTEYETKYNYYYPKNKLTLIYKGKDISLDYSYLDINNLDKASVLNITFWGEGFYLKILNAFDEDYQTYPGIPMPGRVVIFGYRMRGPLIPD from the coding sequence ATGAAGGTTAAATTTTTGCTTTTTGCTTTTCTTTTATCTTTTTCCCTCTTTGCTTCTGAAAATTTACAGGTAAAAGAGTCAATAGAGGTGACTGCTGAAAAGGGAAATGAAAACGCAGTTCAATACATAGACAAATCTCTAATAGATGCTTTATCAATAAACTCAAACGATGAGATACTCTCACTTTTCCCCTCTGTTTTTCTCTCTGTAAGGGGATTAAACGGAGTGCAGGCAGACATCTCTTTCAGAGGCTCAAGGGGAAATCAGGTGGGAGTTAGCATTTTAGGTGTGCCATTAAACAATATGCAAACCTATCACCACAACTTTGATATTCCCCTTGCACCGGAGGATGTGAAAAGCGTTGAGGTTGAGCCTTCAACAAACGCAAACCTGACCCCATATTCATTTTCAGGAAATATAGATTTTGAACCTGGGGAAAATCAAAAAGAGTTCAACCACCTTGCCTATGGAAGCGACGACTATTACCATATTTACGCAAGGGAAAACGGTTTATCCTATATGTTTGAGGGAAGTTCTGGCTACATTGAAAACTCAAAGTATAATAAATCAAATGTAACCTATCAATTTAAATACAAAGGGGTAAAATTCTTTACAGCCTTTAACTCAAAACACTTTGATGCAAAGGATTTTTATGCGCCATACCCCTCTTATGAGAGGACTCAAACTTCCCTTTTTATTGCAAGTTTAGGTAAAACAAAGTTTTATACCACAAGGCATTACGATATCTTTACCCTTGACAAAAACAATCCTGATTTATTCAGAAACATAACAGAAACATACAAAAGTGGGTTTAAAACAGGATTGGAAAACAGGTTTGGCTTTTGGGGATTAAACATAGAGTTTAATTCAATGGATAGTAAGACAATGGGAGACCATAATCTAACAACCTCAATTTTGAAATATGCAAAGGTATTTAACTTTTTTGGTTTTAACTTTAGAGGTGGTGCAAACTATTTTTCAGCAACAAACAGGGGAAAGTATTTACTTCCTTTTTTATCAGTGGTAAAACCTTTGGGAAAATTTAACTTTTCATTTGATTTTTCTGAGAGTGTAAGAGTACCGGATTTTACAGAACTTTACTATAATTCACCTGTAAATCACGGAAATGAGAATTTAAAAGAGGAAAAGAGTGAGAATTATCAGGTTTCACTTGGTTTTAAAAATATTAAAACTGTATTCTTTTATAGAAATGAGAAAAATTTGATTGATTGGGTAAGGAGTGGTGAAGAGTGGCAGGCTGAAAACACAGGGGATAGCGATGTTTACGGCTTTGACTTCTTTTATACCTTTAAAAAACTTACAATAGGCTATGAACACTTACATAAAACGAATACTGAATATGAAACAAAGTATAATTACTATTACCCGAAAAACAAGTTAACCTTAATTTATAAAGGCAAGGACATATCCCTTGATTACTCTTACCTTGACATAAACAATCTTGATAAAGCCTCTGTCTTAAACATTACATTCTGGGGAGAGGGATTTTATCTAAAAATTTTAAATGCCTTTGACGAAGATTACCAAACCTATCCGGGCATCCCGATGCCGGGAAGAGTGGTTATCTTCGGTTATAGAATGAGGGGCCCTCTTATTCCTGATTGA
- a CDS encoding DMT family transporter, which yields MKLTKAEFILLTMTAIWGLTFPLIKGAVAYVPPFAFLSMRFFLAVIVLSFFLKPEFNKKNVKWGLIIGFFLFAGMACQTIGLMYTKASRSGFITGFLVFLVPLFDYLIFKKKPTIFAIIGVFLALGGLYLLSSPEGGGFNIGDFLTLLSAGFFAFQVIFIEHSTTRYNGDTIVFFQIASTFIFSFIASTLTEKWNFRIDIPLIVAVIVTGVFATALALLMQGKYQKETTTVRAGIIYSMEPVFALFFSFLILSEKLPEKGIIGGFLVFSGMLISNFKSKEINQE from the coding sequence TTGAAATTAACAAAGGCTGAATTTATACTCCTTACAATGACTGCAATATGGGGGTTAACCTTTCCCCTGATAAAAGGGGCTGTTGCCTATGTTCCACCTTTTGCATTTCTTTCAATGAGGTTTTTTCTTGCCGTAATTGTTCTATCCTTTTTTTTAAAGCCTGAGTTTAACAAAAAGAATGTAAAGTGGGGATTGATTATAGGCTTTTTCCTCTTTGCAGGAATGGCCTGCCAGACCATAGGCCTGATGTATACAAAGGCATCCCGCTCTGGATTTATAACCGGATTTCTTGTTTTTCTTGTTCCCCTCTTTGATTACCTTATCTTTAAAAAAAAGCCAACAATATTTGCCATTATAGGAGTTTTTCTTGCATTAGGTGGGCTTTACCTTCTATCAAGCCCTGAGGGAGGGGGATTCAACATAGGCGACTTTTTAACACTGTTAAGCGCTGGGTTCTTTGCCTTTCAGGTAATTTTTATAGAACACTCCACAACAAGGTATAACGGAGATACAATTGTATTCTTTCAAATTGCGTCAACATTTATTTTTAGTTTTATTGCATCAACATTAACAGAAAAATGGAATTTCAGGATTGACATTCCCTTAATAGTTGCCGTTATTGTAACCGGCGTTTTTGCCACAGCACTTGCACTTTTAATGCAGGGAAAGTATCAGAAAGAGACCACTACAGTAAGGGCGGGCATTATCTATTCAATGGAGCCTGTATTTGCCCTATTTTTCTCATTTTTAATTTTAAGCGAAAAACTCCCTGAAAAGGGAATAATAGGCGGATTCCTTGTATTTTCAGGGATGCTAATATCAAATTTTAAATCAAAAGAAATCAATCAGGAATAA
- a CDS encoding indolepyruvate oxidoreductase subunit beta, protein MESKNILLVGVGGQGIVLASEIMSEFFKRQGYDVKKSEVHGMAQRGGIVSSHVRIGEKVYSPMIEKGNADIMLSFEKMEALRWLYYVKKDGVIVSSNVKMVPPIVSTGAFEYPEDVEERVLAERPDAKILDIVSALKELGNDKVTNVIMIGALSTMFDFEPEKWLEVIKEAVPKKVVDVNIKAFNKGRELMGK, encoded by the coding sequence ATGGAAAGCAAAAACATTCTTCTGGTAGGTGTTGGCGGGCAGGGAATTGTCCTTGCTTCTGAAATAATGAGCGAGTTTTTCAAAAGACAGGGTTACGATGTTAAAAAAAGCGAAGTGCACGGAATGGCACAGAGGGGTGGGATTGTTTCCTCACATGTAAGAATTGGGGAAAAGGTTTACTCCCCAATGATTGAAAAGGGCAATGCCGACATTATGCTTTCTTTTGAAAAGATGGAAGCATTAAGGTGGCTTTACTATGTAAAAAAAGACGGTGTTATTGTCTCCTCAAATGTAAAGATGGTGCCACCTATTGTTAGCACCGGTGCCTTTGAATACCCTGAAGATGTTGAGGAAAGGGTTTTAGCCGAAAGGCCTGATGCTAAAATACTTGACATTGTTTCAGCACTAAAAGAGTTGGGCAACGATAAGGTTACAAATGTAATTATGATAGGGGCTCTCTCCACAATGTTTGACTTTGAGCCAGAAAAATGGCTTGAGGTTATCAAAGAGGCCGTGCCTAAAAAGGTTGTTGATGTAAACATTAAAGCATTTAATAAGGGAAGAGAGTTAATGGGAAAATAA
- the iorA gene encoding indolepyruvate ferredoxin oxidoreductase subunit alpha — MKVLLSGNEAIARGAYEYGCVFASAYPGTPSTEILENVTHYKEIKCQWSPNEKVAVEVAIGASFAGGRALCAMKHVGVNVAADPLMTLTYIGVKGGFILVSADDPGMHSSQNEQDNRNYAKFAKIPVLEPSDSQEAKDFVGKAFEISEKFDTPVILRMTTRTSHGKGLVEVGDRIESKVERGFERDFSKYVALPMNARKRRVVVAEREKKLKEFVEETDLNRIEEGKGNIGFITCGISYQHLKEVLPDAPVLKIGIPYPLPMKKIKDFVSKFDKVFVVEELDPFIEEQIKAEGIKVYGKEFFPEIGEFSPEVVRNGLVKAGVLKEENKVEAEDKAIPRPPVFCPGCPHLGIFYALKKAKAKIVTGDIGCYTLAAIKPFEMMDTCVCMGASIGNAIGMEKVLGSGKGIAAVIGDSTFVHSGLTGLVEAVYNKSNITIVISDNSITAMTGGQPDARSGFTCNHEPTGKMDFEVVARAIGVEHVYVVDPTKMDETYKIVKRELEADHLSLIISQGPCVLYPQKVKREKFYTELENCTACAMCSKIGCQAIYRTTEKTEKGRFKWNIDTTLCTGCGLCIQMCKFDAIRPISRKGE, encoded by the coding sequence TTGAAGGTTTTACTTTCAGGAAATGAAGCAATCGCAAGAGGTGCGTATGAATACGGCTGTGTGTTCGCATCTGCCTACCCCGGAACTCCCAGCACAGAGATACTGGAAAATGTAACCCATTATAAAGAGATTAAATGCCAGTGGTCTCCAAATGAGAAGGTTGCTGTTGAGGTTGCAATAGGTGCATCGTTTGCAGGTGGAAGGGCATTGTGCGCAATGAAGCATGTTGGGGTAAATGTTGCCGCAGACCCTTTAATGACTTTAACCTACATAGGGGTAAAAGGGGGATTTATCCTTGTTTCAGCAGACGACCCTGGAATGCACTCTTCACAAAATGAGCAGGATAACAGAAACTATGCAAAGTTTGCAAAAATCCCTGTACTGGAGCCATCTGACTCTCAGGAAGCAAAGGATTTTGTAGGGAAAGCGTTTGAAATTTCAGAAAAGTTTGACACACCTGTCATTTTGAGAATGACAACAAGAACCTCACATGGAAAGGGGCTTGTTGAGGTAGGAGACAGGATTGAATCAAAGGTTGAAAGAGGTTTTGAGAGGGATTTCTCAAAGTATGTGGCACTTCCTATGAATGCAAGAAAGAGAAGGGTTGTTGTTGCAGAGAGAGAAAAGAAGTTAAAAGAGTTTGTTGAAGAAACTGATTTAAACAGGATTGAAGAGGGAAAGGGAAATATCGGCTTTATTACCTGCGGTATTTCATACCAGCACTTAAAAGAGGTTTTACCGGATGCACCTGTTTTAAAGATAGGAATCCCATATCCCCTACCAATGAAAAAAATCAAAGACTTTGTTAGCAAGTTTGATAAGGTTTTTGTTGTTGAAGAGTTAGACCCGTTTATTGAAGAGCAAATAAAGGCTGAAGGGATAAAGGTTTACGGCAAGGAATTCTTCCCTGAGATTGGAGAATTCTCCCCTGAGGTTGTAAGGAATGGCCTCGTTAAGGCTGGAGTTTTAAAGGAAGAAAATAAGGTTGAAGCGGAAGACAAGGCAATTCCAAGGCCACCGGTATTCTGTCCGGGATGCCCACACCTTGGTATTTTCTATGCATTGAAAAAAGCAAAGGCAAAAATTGTTACAGGGGATATTGGATGCTATACACTTGCAGCAATCAAGCCTTTTGAAATGATGGACACCTGTGTTTGCATGGGTGCATCTATTGGAAACGCAATTGGAATGGAAAAGGTTTTAGGTTCAGGTAAGGGAATTGCCGCAGTTATTGGTGATTCAACATTTGTTCACTCAGGATTAACAGGGCTTGTTGAGGCTGTTTACAATAAAAGCAACATCACAATTGTAATATCAGACAACTCAATTACAGCAATGACAGGTGGGCAGCCTGACGCAAGGAGTGGTTTTACCTGCAATCACGAACCGACTGGCAAAATGGATTTTGAGGTTGTTGCAAGGGCAATAGGGGTTGAACATGTCTATGTTGTTGACCCAACAAAGATGGATGAAACTTACAAAATTGTTAAAAGGGAATTGGAAGCAGACCATCTTTCATTAATTATAAGCCAGGGGCCGTGTGTTCTCTATCCGCAAAAGGTTAAAAGGGAAAAATTCTATACAGAACTTGAAAACTGCACCGCCTGTGCAATGTGCTCTAAAATCGGGTGTCAAGCAATTTACAGAACAACAGAGAAAACAGAAAAGGGAAGGTTTAAATGGAATATTGACACAACACTTTGCACTGGATGCGGGTTGTGTATCCAGATGTGTAAGTTTGATGCTATAAGACCAATAAGCAGGAAGGGTGAGTAA
- the htpG gene encoding molecular chaperone HtpG, which translates to MARRIKFKSEVGRLLDIVIHSLYKHRDIFLRELISNSVDALNKLKFKQLQGEEIADGELEHRIDIKVDQNEKTIEIIDTGIGMTEDEIIENLGTIAHSGTKKFLELLDKKDNVTEELIGQFGVGFYSVFMVAEKVEVVSKSYLKDAYPVKWISEGKERFTVDTVEGEVKRGTSVKIYLKEDALEFLSESRIEAIVDRYSKFVPYPIYLNGRKLKQVKPLWLENPNSLKKEDYEEFYKYLTKSELKPLSYLHIYSDAPVDLKSIIYIPPFSLVKFGIEDDTGIRLYNRKVLIDEKTEELVPDYLRFLKGVVDSEDIQLNISRETIQNDPVVLRLKKTITSKFIKHLKDFLKKDRANYNLFFDEFGVYLKEGIVKDYPEKQDLAELLLFEYTDGNEKITLSEYLEKTDYKDSIYYIVGEDRKTIEKSPYLEQFYQKGVPVLILTQVLDETVIEHIGKFKEAEFKLITREDITLEKGEKAEKTIEEEDKKFLEKVKEILKDRIFDAVISTRLVKSPYCLVSQKNSPSSQMERMMNALNKFYVPSKKILEFNPSHPVYKNLKRFILNSNDKELKETLLNSIVDAAELSEGFLSDIPSSVERYNQLIERFLELDKK; encoded by the coding sequence ATGGCAAGAAGAATAAAGTTTAAATCTGAGGTGGGAAGGCTTCTTGATATTGTTATTCATTCCCTTTACAAACATAGAGATATTTTCTTGAGGGAGTTAATCTCAAACTCTGTTGACGCTTTGAATAAATTGAAATTTAAACAATTGCAGGGAGAGGAGATTGCCGACGGTGAATTGGAACACAGGATTGACATAAAGGTTGACCAAAATGAAAAAACAATTGAGATTATAGACACTGGAATTGGAATGACTGAAGATGAGATTATTGAAAATTTAGGAACAATTGCCCATTCAGGAACTAAAAAATTCCTTGAATTGCTTGATAAAAAAGACAATGTAACCGAGGAGTTAATAGGGCAATTTGGGGTTGGTTTTTACTCTGTTTTTATGGTTGCTGAAAAGGTTGAGGTTGTTTCTAAAAGTTATTTAAAAGATGCTTATCCGGTAAAATGGATTAGCGAGGGGAAAGAAAGGTTTACAGTTGACACTGTTGAAGGAGAGGTTAAGAGGGGAACTTCTGTAAAGATTTACCTTAAAGAAGATGCACTTGAGTTTTTAAGCGAGTCAAGGATTGAGGCTATTGTTGACAGGTATTCAAAGTTTGTCCCCTATCCAATCTATTTAAATGGAAGAAAGTTAAAACAGGTAAAGCCTCTCTGGCTTGAAAATCCAAATAGTTTGAAAAAAGAGGATTACGAAGAGTTTTACAAATACCTTACAAAGTCTGAATTAAAGCCGTTAAGCTATCTTCATATTTACTCCGACGCACCGGTTGATTTAAAATCCATAATCTATATCCCGCCATTTTCCCTTGTTAAATTTGGTATTGAGGATGATACAGGCATAAGGCTTTACAATAGAAAGGTTTTGATTGACGAGAAAACAGAGGAGTTGGTGCCTGATTATTTAAGGTTTTTAAAGGGAGTTGTTGATTCTGAAGACATACAGTTGAATATTTCAAGGGAGACAATTCAAAACGACCCTGTTGTTTTAAGGCTTAAAAAGACAATAACTTCAAAGTTTATCAAACATCTAAAAGACTTTTTAAAGAAAGACAGGGCAAATTATAATCTCTTTTTTGACGAGTTTGGAGTGTATTTAAAAGAGGGTATTGTTAAAGACTATCCAGAAAAGCAGGATTTAGCAGAGTTGTTACTCTTTGAATACACAGACGGTAATGAAAAGATAACACTTTCAGAGTACCTTGAAAAAACAGATTACAAAGATTCAATCTATTACATTGTGGGAGAAGACAGAAAGACAATTGAAAAATCACCTTACCTTGAACAGTTTTACCAGAAAGGCGTCCCTGTTTTAATACTGACCCAGGTGCTTGATGAGACTGTTATTGAGCATATAGGCAAATTTAAAGAAGCAGAGTTTAAACTTATAACAAGGGAAGATATAACCCTTGAAAAGGGGGAAAAGGCTGAAAAAACGATTGAGGAAGAGGATAAAAAATTTCTTGAGAAGGTAAAGGAGATTTTAAAAGATAGAATATTTGATGCAGTAATATCCACAAGGCTTGTTAAATCCCCTTACTGCCTTGTTTCCCAGAAAAATTCTCCCTCATCTCAGATGGAGAGAATGATGAATGCATTGAACAAATTTTATGTTCCGTCAAAGAAGATACTTGAGTTCAACCCCTCCCACCCTGTGTACAAAAATTTAAAGAGATTTATTTTAAATTCCAATGACAAAGAACTTAAAGAAACCTTATTAAATTCAATTGTTGACGCGGCAGAGTTGTCAGAAGGTTTTCTTTCTGATATTCCATCATCTGTTGAAAGGTACAATCAGTTAATTGAAAGGTTTCTTGAATTGGACAAAAAATAA
- a CDS encoding peptidylprolyl isomerase, with protein sequence MLKKMREGTKSIFAGALLWAVIIALSVYVFVNWGAKGQIGTPTSVIAWFDGNEIQFQEYVRKARDLEDYYRRMYGKAWSSQLAKAFRIQRRAFDSIINRRVELYHAKQMGISASKEEVAKRILSYPVFVDKNGNFIGFDKYKRYLNAYGYRVSDFERGVKEDIIIEKLENLYRESVQFSVDELRDIYEKQNVSIAFDYAVFNPKNYVNKVKVNFTDEQMKKYYENHKDKYKTPLMRRIKFVVFNPFVVGANVKISDAEIKDYYEKNKDKYTQEEQVRAKHILISSSAKKISDAEAKKLAEKIYNQLKKGADFDKLAKKYSDDPGTKNKGGDLGFFPKGRMVKPFEDAAFSLKVGQISKPVKTRYGYHIIKVTGKKKAKTFTLDEVKEEIKSILKAKRTQDLANQKAKEFEELAKKYKSIEKAAKEMKIKVNDSGFFENSPSANIKGLGTAGFVANYVFSMKKNEISNPLRTAEGFVVCQMVEEKKPETPAFDQVKDKVLEDLKIEEARKIALKEAEKFRAKVTYKNFDKVAKKNKLSIRKQRKITMEQVNSAFILKPASDEVKKLFKYDKDQITEPLLDKNGNYIVCKITEKVNFDQKKFMKELPSLRERIRNEEAMKLVTSMVANLRKKLTEEGKIEVRPEFLQRLREAESK encoded by the coding sequence ATGTTAAAGAAAATGAGAGAGGGAACAAAATCTATTTTTGCAGGCGCATTGCTGTGGGCAGTAATTATTGCGCTATCAGTTTATGTGTTTGTTAATTGGGGAGCAAAAGGACAGATAGGTACACCAACTTCTGTCATAGCATGGTTTGACGGAAATGAGATACAGTTTCAGGAATATGTTAGAAAGGCAAGAGACCTTGAAGATTACTATAGAAGAATGTATGGGAAAGCATGGAGTTCTCAGCTTGCAAAGGCTTTCAGGATTCAGAGAAGGGCTTTTGATAGTATTATTAACAGAAGGGTGGAACTTTATCACGCAAAGCAGATGGGAATAAGTGCTTCAAAAGAGGAAGTGGCAAAAAGAATTTTAAGTTACCCTGTATTTGTTGACAAAAACGGGAATTTTATAGGTTTTGATAAGTATAAGAGGTATTTAAACGCTTATGGCTACAGGGTTTCAGATTTTGAAAGAGGAGTGAAGGAAGACATTATTATAGAAAAACTTGAAAACCTTTACAGAGAGTCTGTTCAATTTTCAGTTGATGAATTAAGAGATATTTACGAAAAACAGAATGTTTCAATTGCTTTTGATTACGCAGTTTTTAACCCGAAAAATTATGTAAATAAAGTTAAAGTCAATTTTACTGATGAGCAAATGAAGAAGTATTACGAAAACCATAAAGATAAATACAAAACACCTTTAATGAGAAGGATTAAGTTTGTTGTTTTCAACCCATTTGTTGTTGGTGCTAATGTAAAGATAAGTGATGCTGAAATCAAAGATTACTATGAAAAAAATAAGGATAAGTATACACAGGAAGAGCAGGTAAGGGCAAAACACATATTGATTAGCTCCTCTGCGAAAAAGATTAGCGATGCAGAGGCTAAAAAGCTTGCAGAAAAGATTTACAATCAACTTAAAAAGGGTGCAGATTTTGATAAACTTGCGAAAAAGTATTCAGATGACCCTGGTACAAAAAATAAGGGTGGAGACCTTGGATTCTTCCCAAAGGGAAGAATGGTTAAACCGTTTGAAGACGCTGCATTTTCCCTTAAGGTTGGCCAGATTTCAAAGCCTGTTAAAACAAGATATGGCTATCACATAATTAAAGTTACAGGGAAGAAAAAGGCAAAGACTTTTACCCTTGATGAGGTTAAAGAAGAGATTAAATCTATTTTAAAAGCAAAAAGAACTCAGGACCTTGCTAATCAGAAGGCAAAAGAGTTTGAAGAGCTTGCTAAAAAATATAAGAGTATTGAAAAAGCAGCAAAGGAAATGAAGATAAAAGTTAATGACAGCGGTTTCTTTGAAAACTCTCCTTCAGCAAACATTAAAGGGCTTGGGACAGCAGGATTTGTTGCAAACTATGTTTTCTCTATGAAGAAGAATGAGATTTCAAATCCTTTAAGAACTGCGGAAGGTTTTGTTGTTTGCCAGATGGTTGAAGAGAAAAAGCCAGAAACACCTGCATTTGACCAGGTAAAAGACAAAGTGCTTGAAGACTTAAAAATTGAAGAGGCAAGAAAAATTGCTTTGAAAGAGGCTGAAAAATTTAGAGCAAAGGTTACCTATAAAAACTTTGATAAGGTTGCAAAGAAAAATAAACTCTCTATTAGAAAGCAGAGAAAAATTACAATGGAACAGGTTAATTCTGCCTTTATTTTAAAGCCTGCTTCAGATGAGGTTAAGAAGCTTTTTAAATATGATAAAGATCAGATTACAGAGCCTCTCCTTGATAAAAACGGAAATTATATTGTATGTAAAATCACAGAAAAGGTTAACTTTGACCAGAAAAAGTTTATGAAAGAACTTCCATCTTTAAGAGAAAGAATAAGAAACGAAGAGGCTATGAAGCTTGTTACTTCAATGGTCGCTAATTTAAGAAAGAAACTTACAGAAGAGGGTAAAATAGAAGTTAGGCCTGAATTTTTACAACGCCTTAGGGAGGCTGAATCTAAATGA
- a CDS encoding FeoA family protein — MTSLLELEQGDKAIIKGFIGGYRFQVQLNNLGIHEGDEIEIKKKGAFGPLLISVHNSNVALGRGVAAKVMVEKVE, encoded by the coding sequence ATGACATCCCTTCTTGAACTTGAGCAAGGAGATAAGGCAATAATAAAGGGCTTTATAGGGGGATACAGATTCCAGGTTCAGTTAAACAACCTTGGTATTCATGAAGGTGATGAAATAGAGATAAAGAAAAAGGGGGCTTTTGGCCCCCTTCTTATATCTGTTCACAATTCAAATGTTGCCCTGGGAAGAGGGGTTGCCGCTAAAGTAATGGTTGAAAAGGTAGAATAA